The following nucleotide sequence is from Hylaeus volcanicus isolate JK05 chromosome 3, UHH_iyHylVolc1.0_haploid, whole genome shotgun sequence.
atattcagtGACAACATAAGAACCGTTTACAGCctaagaaatattaaaccgTTTAGCTCATACTTGAACGGATACGAAAGCTCCATGTCTTAACAATAACTCGACGCACTGTCGATGACCTTTACAAGATGCTAAATGCAAAGGCGTTTTGCCGGTATTGTCTTTAATATTAGTATTTGGAAATAATGGTAAAAGTAAGCTCAATATTTCACTGTGTCCATAATATGCCTGTAAGAACATACacgtggaataattaattgtattgaCGATGATACTAAAGATTATATTATTGGATGCATTCAGTGAGCTAATTATGAAAACTGATCATTACGACTGTTTTAAATCTAAATCACTGTTTCTCTAATCGCTGATGGAAAGCACCGAGGTTGTGGATTGGCACCaagatttaaacaatttaaacagTGTCACTTGTGTTATGTCTCTATCAGATCTTTATCAGGTTTTAACTGTCGTTatctaattgtaaaatatgaatattgaaaTCTTCTAGTATACAGTGATAGTGGTTTCTAGTGATTGGATCAGTGATCAGTGATCAGTTCACTGAATGCACACCCATTGATTTGTTTGATCATACAGCAAGATGTAAAGGTGTCAACGCTGGTGCCTGTGGTTCTTGTTTATCTGCTGAATTAGACGATGTATCCAAGTTCACTTGTGGACAAGCTTCTAATAGAGCTTTTAAAGCAGGCTGATTTCCTCCAGCTACCGCATAATGAATTGCAGTAAAACCACGTTTATCGCACAAACGTGGATCTGCTTTATGTTTCAGTAAATATTGAACGCATCTAAAAGAgtaatagaaattcaaatgttatgattattatgaaagaaagaaattatggTTGTttgaattgtataatatttaattatatcgtaATGTCATGTCTTTTGTTTGATAAGCTATATACAAATAAGCTACATACTGAGCACCAGAATCCGTAGGATTCGAGGCCGCTGCTAAATGCAAAGGGGTTGCGCCGTCAACGTCTTGTGCGTTGGAATCACTTCCAAATCCAACCAATGTGAAAACACAAAGGTAATGACCCTGGCTAGCAGCATAATGAAGTGCTAATCTATCATCGTTATCGGTTAATCGAAAATTAGCACCGCTGGATAGTAATAAATCTAAACAATCCACAGATCCTTTGAATGCCGCTAAATGCAACGGTGTCCTACCACCAGCATCTCTTGTATCTATACGTCTGCTATCGACTTGTAACAATTTTCTACAAACCTGCGGATGTTATCAATCAAAACGTTAATGTTAGAACTAGAAGCAATATTAACACTCTATAACCCCGTATGACTCTGAAGTCGTATACGTATTagtatcaacattttttaaatctgatttaactttattaaatgtatgtattaattacaaacaatcTGTTCACAAcaatttgacaatttttcaCACTAGGGTTAGTACAATTGGCAGCTTATGTGTATTCAGCTTTCAACTTATATCCCATTATTAGTGTTTACCAATAGTCTTATCATAGAATTTGTTTCGCAAACCACGTACAATTTGGATTATAGCGAGTTAATACGTTTGAATACTTTACCTCGACATGCCCTGCTAGACAACTCAGGTGCAACGGCCTACGTAGTTCAACGTTGCGTGCTGCTGGAGAGGCACCATATTCCAACAAAGTCGTTGTCAAACACTCGTGACCGaacctaaataaaatttcaaatgggaataaatatggaaaaataaaaaataataaacaaaactaaagTTTTCCATTGTATTTTACCAAGCAGCTATGTGTAGAGCggtatttctaattttatccTCGATATGCGGTAATGCACCAGCGTCTAATAAAGTTTTTGATCGAGTAAATCTTCCGTGAATTGCAGTCATATGTAAAGGCGTATGTCCATCTTTCGactgaacatttatttttgaaccAGCTTGTAAAAGTACTTCTAAACAGTTAACACCGTGTGGACTAGCTGCGGCAACGTGTAGCGAACTTTGTCGTCGGTAGTTTACAGTCTCTGTTCAAACGATTATTCGTTGTAAACTCGATCgggaaacattgatttttactttttataaatcatCTCACCAATGTTAACGGAATTTGCAATTAATTCTTTAACCGCGTCTGCGTGGCCGTTTAAACATGCAATATGCAGAGGTGTATTTCCATACTCATTCCTTGCTTCGATATCTGCTCCagcattaattaatatacgCATACATTCAACGTTACCAGAAGCTGCAGCTGCGTGTAGTGGAGTGTATAAATCTCGATCCTTAACATAAAAACATACATGTTAACCAGACTTGGACATTAGTAAATCTTTATCTagataatacatttttattcaaattcacaGTGTTCATTGGGAAATATAGCTTTATCTAGACAAAGCATTATTCGTCATTCTTATTCATTATTTGGATAACTTATGCGACACACCAATATAAACAGCACTTTGCAATCATACAGAAAAAGTTTTAGAGAAAGTTACATTACTTTAACGTTCACATCTGCTCCATGTGCTATGAGTATTTTCACAATACTTTCATGACCCATGTATGCTGCAAAATGTATAGCTCTACGATGTTTTTTATCATGAGCATTTACTATGCAGCCAACTCGAATCAAATATTCTGTCATTTTAAGATGTCCATTGTAAGCTGCATGATGCAAACATGTTCTGCCACTTCtgaagaaaatatatgcaCTTGTTAATACATGTAcaagtaatataattaaagattATCAAATATACAAACCTGTCTGGTATGTTAACATTCCTTACGTATGGAAGTATCAGTTTTGCACATTGCACAGCATTATTTGCTGCTGCTACATGTAAAGGAGTTTGCCAATTGCGGTCCCAAATATTGACATTTGctttatagtataataaaacatcCACTACGTTATGATGCCCTAAGCAACAGGCTCTATGCAACGGAGTTAACATTTTCTTATCTAGAGCACTTACTTCAGCTCCATGCAATAGAAGCGTTTCTACAATTGTTCTATTTCCCATAAATGCAGCTGCATGGAGAAGAGAACGTTTTTCTACGTCTTGCCAATTTGCATCTTCTTGTTTTGATAGCAACGCTAGAACTTCTTCTGCGTTTCCATAAAATATAGCTCGCAATAGGGGTGACTATAAAAACATCAAAGACCATTTTATAACTAcgaatatcatattttattttgcatatatgttttttaagaacaaatatcattaagaaatattcaagaatattaacatattttgtGTGGACTAGATAATTTTAGCTCAGTGGTTATAAGCAAGGTAAATGAAATAACCTTTTATATGAGTGATCCGTAACTGTATACCATGACATGTGTTAAGTTGCTTAAAGTTTGATCTGACAAAGAtacaataacagaaaataatgCGAAACATcataaaatgacaaattttcaagattatCATGGTACATAATGcaccaatttatttaaattaatatatattttttaaacttcaaGTTATATAATAatcgataaacaaaaatgaaatacaaacgaGACTATTATgctcgagaaaattaaaaagaaatccggTGATTGACACATGAGTCTAACCTCCGACTTTGTAGTTTCTTTAATGTATTCGAAGATTGTTTAGAGAAATACATTCgctaaaagaaataaaacaacgtACCCCATCGTGCAGTATCTGCACGTTCATGATTAACCAGTTTcgcaatttatacaaatacgggagtatttataaaaaacacAATCACGGGAGTGTAAAAAACTGACATAGTAGTGTGTGACTCATACTTCAACACGTACAGTCCAGTTTGTTACTTTCATTTTGCCGTGAACAATTTCTTACAAgcgtatcgtttaatttaattgtcatTTCAGGCGAACAGCGGCATCGTTTCAGTGAAAATAACTACCAAAAATATGCATTATAATACTATTTTCAAGTATAAACAGTAATAGCAATAGCTATCTTTGCATGGTACACTCCATCTTTGTTTCTATTGAGTTCTCAGAAGCTTGTAAACAGATAAATATAACACCCAGCGTGTCGCGCGAGAATTGAAAAGGGTTTACGTATCTTGATTCGTTTCAAAactcgaatgaattttttccaaatttcagCGCACATTGtgtgtatattttgtatatttcaacATATTTCGGTATTTCGTATGTAagtgacaaataaaattaatttaaaattatttaaaaatccacTGTGACGAGCCCAAAAGAAGcctttttacaatttttgttatttcttattaaattaattaaagattgGGAGAAGGATATATTATTAAGGATACGTTAAAGTGGTtttgtaaatgtttatattaaatataaataaaaattaacggaaatatacatacaggaCCGATTTTACCAATATTGGCGGCccgggcaagattatcgtggcCCCCCTTCAAgggtatatacagggtgacccaaaaatgttgtaacaccttgaaatgggtggttcgggaggtgatttgaaacaactttttccttagcgaaaatgttgtctgaggcttcgttgaggagatattaacagaaaaccccgaccaatcggagcgcgagtatgccagtggagcggccgcggtagcgtaggctacgcgctctgattggccaatgttttctgttaatatctcctcaacgaagcctcagacaacattttcgctaaggaaaaagttgtttcaaatcacctcccgaaccacctctttcaaggtgtgacaacatttttgggacatcccGTATATCGGTATATTCGTAAACTAGGGATACCGGACTGCGACGCCCCCAAAAATCTGGCGCCCCGGGCGGTTGCTCGACCGCCCCCCGCCCCAACGCCGGCGCTATATACATAACAATGTTCCAGTCCGTAAAAAATTCCGCTTTCAAAGGCGGGATCGAAATCATTATCATggttcgatttaaaaaaaaaatattttcttaatgtaCCTAAATGTAGGAATCGTTAAGCGTAGCTGTTTCttctcttaaattatttttttcacaaaatggcGCACTAAAATTTGTGGgaaaattaagatttttactttaacatgtgccaaaaaaaaacgattacGCTTAACGATTACTACGTTTATGTGGagtttacataattattcacAGTTTATTTATGTGCTTATCTGCTTATCTCCATCAAAATCAGTGTCTGCTACGATACTCCTCTATTctgtaaaatgaaacaaaaaatctaTTTGAAGGAGAAAAGCGgagaaaacgaaacgatttgAAGTGACGAGTAATGCGTGTTCATCTTCTGTATGCTGTAATATCGCGATGAAAGAGGTTCGATACATATATCACGACTAcacgttaattttaaagtggaATGGATGTCGATGCAATCGATAGATCTGAATGTTTGGCGAACAAAAAGGTTTTGGATAATATCGAAGAGGATTCGAAACATGGCTCTCTTAGCGTAGCGCCGTCaaacttgaaatttactttttattctgGAAACCTTGAAGTTCAGGAAAAGACGATAGAgatcacgaattatttttcgaaaccaTGTCCGATTCAACTGTTACCGTTAAAAACTCATTACTTCCAGATTCGAACTGCCTCTCAGGTTAAGGAGGAATTTTTATGCTCAAAAGAAAATGTGTCCTTTGTTCTCGCAATTTGGGGTGCGTGACAGATtgcaaaaatgtacatttattgcAGAGAAGGTGGCTCAGTCCCGGATCGagttttaaaatacatatttttttcactCCCGATGAAGAGAGAAACTACAACGATATCTTAAAGATCCATTACTTCAACAATCAACAGTTACAGATTAAAATTACCGCAGAAATAACtactcgtttttcttttcctacAAACGTAAACTTTGGAGCCGTTCCACTTGGTCGAGCGTAAGTTCATCGTTCAATTCGTATATGACTTGCGTAGTGagtataattgtttattgtttaaGGGCTTGCTACGAAATACCAATATATTCCcatgcaaagaaaaaaatctctTTCGCTATTATGCCATCTAAAGAAGACTCGTGTGTCGACATCTATCCTCGGTGGGgtaaatttgcattttatgaTATTCTTTATGTTAGGGGTCCCAACTTAACATATGTTATAAGGCTAACACCAGAAATGaataggaataaaaatatcgccAATCAACGAATTCTTGACTTCAGCCAAATTTGTTATTGATTGCTTGATTAATTGATTGGCATTGGTTTACAATTCAGTTTAAGCTAGCGCCTCCAACGACAAAGTCTGAGTATCTCTTCCAAGTGTAATTATACAACAAATGTTTTACATGCAATTTGAATGCAATATTGCAATAATTCTTTAAGTGAAACTTTTGAAGGCACGGTGtgtaaattgaaaactatGCAACGAAAAAGCGTCAGTAAAAAGAGACAAGCGAtctacaggatgtcccaaaaatgttgaaggtcTTTGAAAGGGgcggttcggggggtgatttgaaacaactttttccttagcgaaaatgttgtccaaggTTTCGTTagggagatattaacagaaaaccacAACCAATCAGAGCCCCCGCGGTaacgtaggctacgcgctaagcggccccttcgaccaatcagattgcGTGTACGCTACGCGCTCCAccagcatactcgcgctctgattggtcggggttttctgttaatatctccttaacgaagcctcggacaacattttcgctaaggaaaaagttgtttcaaatcaccccccgaaccgcccctttcaaggacctccaccatttttgggacaccctctATATATAATTTCCCAATACTCTGTCTTCTCTATGTGCTATagtcagtgatgggcaaaacactagggttcgaataaatctgaagttagCCGGTCTGTCTatctcctttcctcttttgaaaattttccaaagaaggaaacgagacaaacacgtcggcaaacttcagatttattcgaatcctagggttttgcccttCTCTGGCTATAGTTGGTAGCGCCTTCACTCCTACATTTCATACATTCACAAACAaaagttttgtaaaaattgtgtCGACAGTTGGGAACCCCCATTCGAAAATGTTCATTACTTGATAATTTAAGTTGTCGCAATACAtgttttagtttctttttaggACATATTATACCAGGTCAAGAACCCCTAATAATCATGGTAATTTATAGACCGTTTCGGTATATAAGTTTCAACTTCCAAATTCGAATATTCATAACAGATTTATGTAAAGTTCCCcacattataaatttctacgcATATACTCGTCCAGGAATTTTACGGTGAGAATGCTTGATACCAACCTCtattaagaaaatgaattcgattatttagtacacatatgtataatgaataatataatggcttttttatttttagggaAACATTGGAGAATATTGAATCGAAAACTAAAAACAAAGTGAAACCTGCGAAAACAGACGCAATATCTCGAAAGAAGGTGACACCAATTTCCGTGAATCAAAATACGCCAAAAGCTTGCGCGGAGAAATCTACCGTGAAAATGTCGAGCTGCGAggaaagtttattaaaaaagtgcAGTTATTTTCCCTTGTATGCATTACATGCCGTCAATTGCATAATGAATTCAAAAACTCTAAAGTCACATGGGGAACACGAGTTAAAAGGTTAGAAGTAACGAATAAGTAAAtgtaattcataaatattattttgattttgagAGGAGGGAGGCATTGATCAATGTAGCCTCGGGTACCGGAAACCCTAGAGACGGCCTTGTATACAATCTGTTTGTTAtccattgagctctatccttaGGATAGTGCTCAATGTTGTTATCATAATAAGCTGCATCCAGAAGGCTGAGATGCCAGAATTGCTTCCGACTCACACACGCATGCGTACTCTTTTTCACGTCAGTAGAGTATCTAATACAACCATAAAACTGGTACCCTTAGTCGtcccaaaaattatttttgggcagagatgggcaaaaccctaggattcgaataaatctgaagtttgccgacgtgtttgtctcgtttccttcttttgaaaattttcaaaagaggaaaggagatagacagatcggcaaacttcagatttattcgaaacctaggattttgcccatcactgccaAAAATGATATTAGTATAAAAGAATATGGATCACACATTGTTGGTGTTTTTTGATGGGTGTATTGATAGTCTTCCCAGTTTCTTACATACAGAGTGccacaaaaatgttgtaacaccttgaaaggggtagttcgggaggtgatttgaaacaactttttccttagcgaaaatgttgtccgaggtttcgttgaggagatattaacggaaaaccccgaccaatcagagggcgagtatgccggtggaccGCCCGTGGTAGGCGTAGCAACGCGCTAAGCGGTCGcttcgaccaatcagagcgcgcagAGCTCatgctctgattggtcggggttttctgatAATATCTGCAAGtctcggataacattttcgataAGGAAAGCGTTGTTTCAAATCtcctcccgaatcacctctatcaagatgttacaacatttttgggacaccctatacTTTTGCTCATGAACATGAAATTTGTTAGACTCCTGACTACTAGGTCTAGTACCGGCCATTACTCCTAGGCGTCGACCATGAGAATCTAAATCTAGGGTGCGTTCCATTTCACCTATTGCGCGCATGCAGGGccggttttagcaatattggcgcctcgggcaagattatcgtggcgTCCCTTCAGaggcttaaaatttttaagaaaagaagaccaggtaataatatcaaacgatgAATCTGTAGCTAGATTGTAAAGAttgttaaattacaatatatagcAGCTTTACTGATCTAAACGGATAAAATCATATACTAGGAATACTGGACTGCGACGCCCCCAAAAATCTGGCACCCCGGGCTGTTGCTCGACCGCGCCAACCTTAACTCCGGCCCTGAGCGCATGGATCGCATTCAATGTGCTGCACGCATAATGCGCGCTAGGAAACGGAACACTTTTCCATACATTTGATGCGAATCAaaccaatttttttatgtaaaagaacaatttcaGTATTCAGTGACGAACACACTGTCTCTACTCACTGTCTACTCTATAGGAAATGTAATTAAGAAACTGTTTTGTTTAACCAGGCCCTCTAAACGTGTACATGTCCCAAATGATAGAGACGAAGGTTTTAAAActaaaggaatttttaataaagacgGAAAATTATCATCGTGAGAACGAATTAGCGAAATTTCATCATAAACCGAAAGTAAATTATGGAACGCGTGGTATCAACGataatcgaataattgaaatacaaGTGCAGCGGGAACAAGGATGGAACGACTATAAAGACTCGATGAATTTGAGCTGCGAAGAAGATGTATttgaacgaaaagaaattgaaaagataaAGCAGAGAATTTTGAGAACTTCTCAGAAAGTATACATTCTTCaagataacaaatttaattacgcatattttttcagaagtaaataatatatttttctgttttagtATCCGAAGGCAGTGTCAACGTCGTCTGAAAAGGGTCAATCGTGTCTACATTATAGCAACAATGTGCTGTTTCTTCAATCAGCCCGTaaaatcatattaaaaaatcgattgttGAAAGTACTTGGAAAATTGAGACAATTGACACCCGAATTAGTCGTTGAATTAGAAAAaccatttacaaaatattaataatataaggaGAACTTTGATAagataatatacagggtgtcccaaaactcgcataggagccggaaatggggtgtagctgagacgattctgaacaacaatttcctttgcaaaaatgtcggtggggacttcgtttttgaattattaacgaaaaacactgaccaatcacagGGCCCGATTAGCTCAAGCAGGGCTggcgcaaggcaggttcagcgcgttcgccAGAACCAGGCCCCGTGTTTTAAAAGGacccgcggtctacgaaaattactgaattaagaggcaccgattttgattaactttttacagactgatgataccattaacaaatggaagcaatttttgctgaggtgcaagacatttttttagtagcgatgattaaattgaaagtgacaaaaatcatcaaagtattattatttaatattcatcttataaaaaatatatagcttttgtaaataaataattcctcgttgtaaaatttaagtgtaggatttgaatgtgaattcaggccccgcaaCATTTTTGAACCCGACCCCGCAAAAGGTTACAGCAGCCCTGAGCTCGAGCCAGGAATGACTGTTGCGCCAGGTCGTTGCGTAGCcagctgagcgcgcgctaatcgggcgctgtgattggtcgatggtttttcgttaataattcaaaaatgaagcccccactgacatttttgtaaaggaaattgttgttcagaatcgtctcagctacctcccatttccgACTCCTAcgcgacttttgggacacccttaGACAAGATATTGGGTGCATTCAGTGGACCACTGTTCCAATCATTAGAAACCAGTGTCACTGTAGACTAGAGGATTTCAATAttgacattttataattagatAACGACAGTCAAAACCTGATAagtaaatttttagaaaacaaatatataccatatttgaaaaaaatcaatctTGGCGCTGACCACAACCTCAGTACTGCTCGGCGATTATAATACAATGCAGGGCAGGGCCGGTTTTAACAATATTGGCGCCccgggcaagattatcgtggcgTCCCTTCAGaggcttaaaatttttaagaaaagaagacaagGTGTTAATATCAAACGATGAATCTGTAGCTAGATTGCAAAGATTGTTAAACTACAACATATAGCAGCTTTACTAATCTACACCGGACTGCGACGCCCCCAAAAATCTGGCGCCCCGGGCGGTTCCCCGACCGTGCCCCCCACCCCTAACGCCGTCCCTGATGCAGGGTAACGAGGTTGTTGATTggcatcaaaattcaaacaatttaaacaGTGCCACTTGTGTCATGGTTCTATCAAATGGTCTAGTGATTTCTAGTCGTTatctaattgtaaaatatcaatattcgGTCCACTAAACGCACCCAATGATACTCACactttacaaatattacactGGCGTataagataattaaataacacgTATAATATAATGCGAGTCGTAAGTCAtacttttgtttactttaaaatttgcACGTATCATAGTGACCTCTATAGATGGCACTTGTGCGAATGCCGCCAAAACTTGGGAAAAATCGGCTGCTATTCTTCGCTGATGttgatttaataatgtaaagaACAAAGTTCGTAATTCTACAATAGAacttattataatttagtCTAACTTATagttttttactttcaattaatttgtagTAACTAATTGCTATGTTTAGATACGAAAAATGAGTGTAAAgattttcgattaaaagaaaatttcgcaTCGTGTGACTTGTatcgtttctaataattttatacagatGGATTTGTGCTTAACTTTTAACTGCAATGGAAAGGTGAACGGTAACGATTGGGAGTTAAGCAAGGAGAGTTTATTTCTACGTGGAGAAGTAAATAATGTTCTCTACCCACAAGATGAATATCCATTGTCCAATGTGGATGTCCAACTGTTCAATTTTACTATACCTTCTTCAACAGCTGTATTAGATTTAAAACATTATGTGAAATGCATGGcgtatgaaattctttttctatgaatatttaagtGTCCATGTCTCATATTAATACTCCTTCTACTTTTCTTTATAgcatgcaattaaaaatactcaATAGGCATGAAACTTATAATCATGttttaaattctaaagaggataacataaatttttattacgtaaGGCGAACTGTATGTGAATTCATTTCATACATTAGAATGTATTTGAACAGGTAAGATAAGGTTTGTCGTTTAAATCtaatttaatcgatttgtgttTTTCATAATGCAAAATTTGCAGTATTAAGTGGGATCTTCAATgcttacaaattataaatgaagatattgaagaagaatttaattcattattcattaccGTAAAAAAATTTCTCTGCAGACTACAAAATATACCAGATGCCACGTTTCATTATGCACCTTCTAAATTAGGCAATCAGGTTTGCatgaaaattatgtatattaatataatgcACTTATAGTTTTAATATGTGTTTTATGTGTTACAGTGTAAACAACCGGAATATCACATGTATCATATGCACTTAGAATTACGATggctttttatttcgttagtTTATACACGCAGTATATGTTATCAGTATTCAATGGAGACTCAATTAGACgaatttgaaaacattcaGGGAATAATAATCAACgatcttatttatatttcattgaagATATTTGAAACGGTAGAAGACCAAGTATCGGTTTcattaagaaaatgtatttacacATTTGTATTTGTGTATTATATGTTTTAGATGCCTTTATCGAGTTTACAACAGAAAACTCCATACAATTGTACTTGCATTCGTGAATTGTGGCTCATACTTCAAgtatttatcgataatttgTCAGAACGAATGAAATCAAAGGTATATATTAGATGTTTACCAATCAGAGGTGGATCTATACGATCATTTACcctatataaaacattttggaaaaagaTAGAATCCCTCGAagtaatttgtttgaaatgcGTCACTGTTACTGTACTCTTGAATATAGCTATAACATTTGTGTCTACAGACTTTTTGGGACTATGTGAACGAGAGTGTTAATGGATTATTAAATAGGAATGTATCCGATACTAAGCAAGAATCTTGGAATTGTAGCTTACCACCTTGTAAAAATTCTGAATTGTTTTGCCTCTGGCTTCTTTACAATCTTGTGCTTTTATATGGGTACAATATGGATGGTATATATATAGGTGCTAAATGTTCAAGGGtaattttacaattgtttTCGCATTGTTTCTGctgatattaattatataatattaactatTCATTCGTGCTCTTAAAGATTAGGCCTAATTACGAGCAGcttgaaaaaattttgaaaacgtaTATCTCTAAGGGTGGAAAAGATGGCGAAAgagatgaaattgatgaagaaTTACGCATAATGATAccattgttaaataatattgtaacaaaTTGGTGGCAACCACGAGTTTCgataatttctttactttgGGATTGCTTTCATAAAAGATTAGATGaacca
It contains:
- the LOC128873229 gene encoding serine/threonine-protein phosphatase 6 regulatory ankyrin repeat subunit A-like isoform X1; its protein translation is MNVQILHDGSPLLRAIFYGNAEEVLALLSKQEDANWQDVEKRSLLHAAAFMGNRTIVETLLLHGAEVSALDKKMLTPLHRACCLGHHNVVDVLLYYKANVNIWDRNWQTPLHVAAANNAVQCAKLILPYVRNVNIPDRSGRTCLHHAAYNGHLKMTEYLIRVGCIVNAHDKKHRRAIHFAAYMGHESIVKILIAHGADVNVKDRDLYTPLHAAAASGNVECMRILINAGADIEARNEYGNTPLHIACLNGHADAVKELIANSVNIETVNYRRQSSLHVAAASPHGVNCLEVLLQAGSKINVQSKDGHTPLHMTAIHGRFTRSKTLLDAGALPHIEDKIRNTALHIAAWFGHECLTTTLLEYGASPAARNVELRRPLHLSCLAGHVEVCRKLLQVDSRRIDTRDAGGRTPLHLAAFKGSVDCLDLLLSSGANFRLTDNDDRLALHYAASQGHYLCVFTLVGFGSDSNAQDVDGATPLHLAAASNPTDSGAQCVQYLLKHKADPRLCDKRGFTAIHYAVAGGNQPALKALLEACPQVNLDTSSNSADKQEPQAPALTPLHLAAYYGHSEILSLLLPLFPNTNIKDNTGKTPLHLASCKGHRQCVELLLRHGAFVSVQDSIAKRTPVHCAAAAGHSLCLILLLENTEDPSVVDCFDAKQRTALTLAVSHSNTECVISLLSYKADCNLPDINKHTPLFRAVFSEHDQQLVKLLLSRGAQVAVQDTNGKTPLHLAAACGKVKSLAELVKADPEAATLKDDQNCTVLHWACYSGNSNCVDYLLKQDVIESLEGHPFSATHCAVYQGSVDCLKLLIKKFGGKAVAGLKDNPGDRLPLHVAASAGTVECARLILKSVGPDIAGLESRDYLGRTPLLCAAVTGQCGVIEILLEREADVSAVDCNKNTALHLACLRRHSAAALLLLNWIDSGNSSEENSTQSQQQRLAVINMTNKQQRTPLHLAARNGLVKVTRHLLQLGASVVAVDGEGLTPALACAPNRAVARCLATILAAHGQHWEAAQQSPSIQQTSEVYLNGRSGDSQHSSDSEFY
- the LOC128873229 gene encoding serine/threonine-protein phosphatase 6 regulatory ankyrin repeat subunit A-like isoform X3, with product MGNRTIVETLLLHGAEVSALDKKMLTPLHRACCLGHHNVVDVLLYYKANVNIWDRNWQTPLHVAAANNAVQCAKLILPYVRNVNIPDRSGRTCLHHAAYNGHLKMTEYLIRVGCIVNAHDKKHRRAIHFAAYMGHESIVKILIAHGADVNVKDRDLYTPLHAAAASGNVECMRILINAGADIEARNEYGNTPLHIACLNGHADAVKELIANSVNIETVNYRRQSSLHVAAASPHGVNCLEVLLQAGSKINVQSKDGHTPLHMTAIHGRFTRSKTLLDAGALPHIEDKIRNTALHIAAWFGHECLTTTLLEYGASPAARNVELRRPLHLSCLAGHVEVCRKLLQVDSRRIDTRDAGGRTPLHLAAFKGSVDCLDLLLSSGANFRLTDNDDRLALHYAASQGHYLCVFTLVGFGSDSNAQDVDGATPLHLAAASNPTDSGAQCVQYLLKHKADPRLCDKRGFTAIHYAVAGGNQPALKALLEACPQVNLDTSSNSADKQEPQAPALTPLHLAAYYGHSEILSLLLPLFPNTNIKDNTGKTPLHLASCKGHRQCVELLLRHGAFVSVQDSIAKRTPVHCAAAAGHSLCLILLLENTEDPSVVDCFDAKQRTALTLAVSHSNTECVISLLSYKADCNLPDINKHTPLFRAVFSEHDQQLVKLLLSRGAQVAVQDTNGKTPLHLAAACGKVKSLAELVKADPEAATLKDDQNCTVLHWACYSGNSNCVDYLLKQDVIESLEGHPFSATHCAVYQGSVDCLKLLIKKFGGKAVAGLKDNPGDRLPLHVAASAGTVECARLILKSVGPDIAGLESRDYLGRTPLLCAAVTGQCGVIEILLEREADVSAVDCNKNTALHLACLRRHSAAALLLLNWIDSGNSSEENSTQSQQQRLAVINMTNKQQRTPLHLAARNGLVKVTRHLLQLGASVVAVDGEGLTPALACAPNRAVARCLATILAAHGQHWEAAQQSPSIQQTSEVYLNGRSGDSQHSSDSEFY